In Bacillus sp. S3, the sequence TTCAGCGATAATGTATAGGTACTATTTTTCCAACCCAAAACCGTTTCCATCGAATAAACAAGCGGCAGCGCAGATCAATCACACCCTTCTAAATGCATCCGCAAGTGTTATTCAAGATACGGTCGATGTGGGACAGAAGCATAAAGTGGTTCCTTTTATTTCGGAGGATGGGAACTATGGGCTTAGTTATTGGGAGTGGAAAAAGAATAAATGGCGGATTGTCTCGGTTAACACGGGTGGTTCACCGCACATTTGGAAGGTTAAAAGTGATGATCCGTCAACGTACCGCTTGGTTTGGAATGTTCATCCTGATGATCAATTGAGCTATATGAAGTTCTTTTTAATAAGGGATCGAGGTTTTTTTGGACATGATGGGATTGAAACGTATGATCCCAAGATTCAAATGGAGAAAAAAATCCCCATGCAGGCGAAATCTTACGGCGTGATGAAACTACCGAATGATTGGATTGAAATAATAAATTCTTCGATAAAGGTGGATGTCTCCAAGGCGCCAGGGACATTTTTTACCTTTCAACCTGTTAACAATCAGTTCTATTTTGGCTGGACTCCCTATGATGAAAGGGATAACGTTGTAAATCCAGCCTCATCTATTGGAGGCGGCTGGACAAGTGGTGCTGAAATTGAATTTGCTAGACATTTAGGCACCGCGGAAATTGAGAATCCGAGGGAGTAAATAGAGGAGCGTTATGAAGAAATGGAATTTTATATGATTTTATTTGTTTTTATCTTATTGCTTGTGATTAGTTCGATTTCAAATATTATTTTTAAATTAACTAAAAAGAAAGATTGGATTATATCCATTTTGCTAAGTGTGGTTTTATCCGTTGTCATTAGAGCTGTACTAAATGGCTGATTTCCGGTACTTAATATGGTGAGTAAAATGATGCAACACTTGATCAAGGAGTCAGTCCCTTGCTTCAATTGTTGCTTTTTTTTACGAAAACAACCATTATAAAAAGTTTTTTCCATAAATCTGCAACCTTTTGCTATTGTTAAACGTGGTTAGGGTGAAAGGGGGAGCAAGAGTGGAGCTAGATCAGGCTTATCGAGAACATGTTAATGATTTATACCGATATCTTTACTCCCTTTCAAAGGATCATTTTATTGCAGAGGATTTGGTTCAGGAGGCCTTTTACCGGGCCTATTTGCATCTGGAGGATTATGAAATTTCCAATATTCGCGCATGGCTATTTAAAGTCGCTTACCGTGCCTTTATTGATTTTCAACGAAAAAATAAGCGTTTGGTCATTCAAGATCAGCTGGAAGAGGGAAGTTTTTCTAAGGAAACGCCTGAAAAGAGACTGCTGGAAAAGGAAGGCTTTCAATTATTATTAGACGACATTCATTCCTTAAAAGAACAGGAAAGACATGTGCTGCTGTTATGTGATTTACATCAGCTAACGTATAATGAAGCGGCGGAAATTTTGGAAATGAACATAAATACGTTGAAAAGCCATTTACATAGGGGCCGAAGGAAAGTCATGGATAAAGTCAAGGAAAGGAAGATGGCAGATGAGTGATGAAAAAAATAATTTGGATGATGACTATCAAAAATACCTAAAGGATTCGCTAAATGAAGTGGGCGGGATTAGCCCTTATTCAAAAGAAGGCCAAACAGAGATCGTCACGATTGGAAAAAATATGGCCCGCAGGACAAATATCATGATCAGTCTGGCCATTCTGTTATTAATTGTTCCAATCATGACTTTGTCCACATACATGTACTATGCCATCGGCGGTAAGGCAGATCATTTGATTGATGTGGTAACAAAAACCATTTATGTGACCGAGCCGAATATGGGATTAGAAAAGCTGCGTTTAGAAGATGAAATTGGCTTTTTTTCTATGAATATCAAGTTTGATGTTTTTAAACGAATTGGCAAAGAAGATTATAAGGCTGGAACCTATGATATTGACTTTTTTCTCGATCAGCCGAGTTTTCCAAAGAAGAATATGCTGTTAGACCGGCCGCTGCCTGAATTTCCTAGTAAGGAAACAGAAGCTATGATTCATCCTAAAGCAAACATTCCGTTTAATGAAACAGATCAATGGGACATCTTAAAGAAGATTCCGGATGGGACCGTTGCCGAGGTATATGTCTCGCTCAACAAGGTAATGAAACCGGAAGATTTAAAAAACAGTCTGCCTAAAGATATGGAGCTTCGCTGGCTGGCAGTGGATACGGGAATGGATACTGCTCAGGTGGATGAAGAAGGGGTGCCGATTACGCCGTTAGGTTATCCTGCCCAGTATGACCCAACGATTTGGTCTCCATTTAGGACATACGATGGAACAAATGAAGACGTGTTTCTTGATATTTTATCATTGCTTGAAAAAAATGAGGCCGTTGCCGAAAAAGTCGCCCGTGCTAAATCATTGTCCTTGGAAAGCCGCCTTGCCTATATCAAGAAACACGGCATTAAGGTTTATGGCGCCGTCATCACCGGCCCGACGGAAGAGTTGAGAAAATTACAGGACACAAAAGAAATTCGTGCGTTAAAGGTGGGGGAGGTTAAACTATGGAATTGGGAATGAAGAAAAAAGGAGGAAGCAGACGCCTTCCAACAATATCAGGATTTCTATCTTTTCTGATTGCGCTGATTTCGTTAGCCGGTTTAAATGTTGCCCTTTTGATCAAAGAAAAAGTGTTTCCAGGAGTGTTTATTATTCAACTGCCGATCGTAGGCTTTTTCCTCGGGCTTTTGGGTCTATTTACGAGGAGAAGATCGAGGCTGTATGCCATTTGGGGACTGTCCTTAAGTATTTTTCTATTACTGTTTACTCTTCTAATGGTGGTTTCGTCATTAGGGATCAATTATAAGCCATAATAAGAAGTGAAAAAGGCGGCTGAATGCTGTCTTTTTTATTACAAACTGTAAAGAATTTGCCTTAATGGACATACTGTGTATAAAAGCCTGTCTAGATGGGGTGATAAACTTGGACAAAGCTGCAAATTTATGTTGGGAAGGGATGACACTTAAACATGTCTCCCACCCCAAAATTGTTAAACTATATATACTATTTATTTTTATCTCCCTTATGGTT encodes:
- a CDS encoding sigma-70 family RNA polymerase sigma factor: MELDQAYREHVNDLYRYLYSLSKDHFIAEDLVQEAFYRAYLHLEDYEISNIRAWLFKVAYRAFIDFQRKNKRLVIQDQLEEGSFSKETPEKRLLEKEGFQLLLDDIHSLKEQERHVLLLCDLHQLTYNEAAEILEMNINTLKSHLHRGRRKVMDKVKERKMADE
- a CDS encoding anti-sigma factor; translation: MSDEKNNLDDDYQKYLKDSLNEVGGISPYSKEGQTEIVTIGKNMARRTNIMISLAILLLIVPIMTLSTYMYYAIGGKADHLIDVVTKTIYVTEPNMGLEKLRLEDEIGFFSMNIKFDVFKRIGKEDYKAGTYDIDFFLDQPSFPKKNMLLDRPLPEFPSKETEAMIHPKANIPFNETDQWDILKKIPDGTVAEVYVSLNKVMKPEDLKNSLPKDMELRWLAVDTGMDTAQVDEEGVPITPLGYPAQYDPTIWSPFRTYDGTNEDVFLDILSLLEKNEAVAEKVARAKSLSLESRLAYIKKHGIKVYGAVITGPTEELRKLQDTKEIRALKVGEVKLWNWE